Below is a window of Mycolicibacterium gilvum DNA.
CGACCGCGAGCCCAGCAGTGGTCCCGTCTCGGCGGACCCGACGTTGGAGACCGTGACCGCCCGCGACGGGCTCAGCTTCACCGGCTGGTTGTTCCGCCCGCGCGAGGGCGTCGAGACGATCGGCGCGATGCTGTTCCTGCACGGCGGCCCCGAAGGCCAGGGTCGGCCCGGCTACAACGAGTTCTTCCCCGCGCTGCTCGACGAGGGCATCTGCGTCTTCCTGCCCAACGTGCGCGGGTCCGCGGCTTCGGCCGGTCCTTCATGCACGCCGATGATCGCGAGCGGCGGTTCGCCGCGATCGACGACGTCGCCGACTGCGTCCGGTTCCTGGTCGACAACGGTCACGCCCCCGACGGCAAGGTGGCCTGCTGCGGGTGGTCCTACGGCGGCTATCTGACGCAGGCGGCGCTGGCATTCCATCCCGACGAGTTCGCGGCGGGCATCAGTATCTGCGGCATGAGCGATCTCAATTCCTGGTACCGCAGCACCGAGCAATGGATCGCCGCGGCGGCCTATCCCAAATACGGTCATCCGGTCAGCGATCAGTCGTTGCTCGAGCAGCTCTCGCCGCTGCCGCGCGCCGACGCGATCAGCGCGCCGCTGCTTCTGGTCCACGGACTCAACGACACCAACGTGCCGCCCGGCGAGTCCGAGCAGATGTGGGAGGCGTTGACGGCGCTGGGCCGTGAGGTCGAGCTACTGACCTTCGAGGACGACGGTCATGAGATCGACAAGCGGAGAACCGTGCCGTGTTGCGCAAGACGATGTGCGAGTGGCTCACCGCTGCTTTCGCCGAGTGACCTGACAGCACCGAGGTTTATCTGAATTTTCAGCGGGGTAAAACTCTGCTGCACGCCACTACGGGCGCGTATACCAAGGAGGCACGGCATGCGAGGAATTCTCGGGGTCATAGTGCTCGTCTGGTTGTTGATCGGCGTCTTCGCCGCGTATCAACGCGATTACTTCAGCGGCGGCGAAACCAACTGCGCCACAGCGGGAAGCATCGCGCTGACGGTGGTCGCGGGTCCGCTGAATTATGCGGGTGTGAATCCCAAGGTCACGGATTGCAACGTCCCGCAACCGAGTCAGTAAACAGCTGACCGGCAATTCTGGAGAAATGGACTGGACATGATCGTCTTCGGAGCGATTCTGCTCATTCTGGGACTCGTCTTCAACATGTCGATACTGTTTTACATCGGCATCGTGCTGCTCGTGATCGGCGCCGTGTTCTGGGTCCTCGGATCCGTCGGCCGCCCGGTCGGCGGGCGTCGAGCCTGGTATTAGCCGGCACTCAACCGCGTCGTCGTTCGGCCGAGGTCAGCGCCGCGACCGTCATCTCCCGCAGGACGGTCCGCGAGCCGGCCTCGGCCGTTTTCGTCGTTCCCGGCTTCATGCTGTGCGCCGTCGAGTTGAGCAGACCGAACGTGCCGTGGGCCATCAGCCGCGCGTCTGCTTCGGACAGTCCGGGGGTGCACCGACGTAGGACGTCGACCCAGATCTCGACGTACTGCCGCTGCTTGCGCCGGACCTGGCGCTTCGCGGCGGGCGGCAGGTTGCCCAGGTCCCGATCCTGGATACGGATCAGGTCGGACTCGTCGAGCGCGAAGTCGAGGTGGAAGTCGATCAGGTTCTCCAACGTCGAGGCCGCGTCGTCGTCGGCGCCGACCACGTCGGTGGCGCCGGCCAGCAGCCGGGTACTGATGCCGACCAGGAGTTCCACCAGCAGCGCCTCTTTGTTGGGGAAGTGCCGGTAGACGGCTGGGCCGCTGATGCCGGCAGCGGAGCCGATGTCCTCGAGCCGGACCGCGAGGTAGCCGTGTTCGGCGAACAACCGCTCGGCCGCGGCGACCAGTTGGTCCCGGCGGTCGGATTTGGCCCTGCTGCGGGGCGAGCTGATCTCCGTCGGGGCCATGACATGAACCTCCGGCCGGTAGTGGACATCGTCAGTTAATGCTGATTAACATACCACTCGGTTAGTCACCATTAACTAAAGGTGGGTTCAGCGATGGCAGCGCGGGCATCTCATCGCGACGATCACGTCGCGTTGGTCGACCAGTTGCGTACCAAGCTCGCCGCGGCGGCGCTCGGGGGTTCCCAGCGGGCCCGTGAGCGGCACGTCAGCCGCGGCAAGCTTCTTCCCCGTGACCGCGTCGACGGACTGCTCGATCCGGGCAGCCCGTTCCTGGAGCTGGCAGCTCTGGCCGCCGACGGCATGTACGACGACGAATGCCCGGGTGCGGGCATGATCGCGGGTATCGGCCGCGTCTCGGGGCGCGAGTGCATGATCGTCGCCAACGACGCGACGGTGAAGGGCGGCACGTACTACCCGGTGACCGTCAAGAAACATCTGCGCGCCCAGGAGATCGCCCTGCAGAACCTGCTGCCGTGCATCTACCTCGTGGACTCCGGCGGTGCGTTCCTCCCTCGGCAGGACGAGGTCTTCCCGGACCGGGAGCATTTCGGTCGCATCTTCTACAACCAGGCCACCATGAGCGCCAAGGGGATTGCGCAGATCGCCGCTGTCCTCGGTTCCTGCACCGCCGGCGGCGCGTACGTCCCGGCGATGAGCGACGAGGCCGTGATCG
It encodes the following:
- a CDS encoding DUF6131 family protein, producing MIVFGAILLILGLVFNMSILFYIGIVLLVIGAVFWVLGSVGRPVGGRRAWY
- a CDS encoding SACE_7040 family transcriptional regulator — its product is MAPTEISSPRSRAKSDRRDQLVAAAERLFAEHGYLAVRLEDIGSAAGISGPAVYRHFPNKEALLVELLVGISTRLLAGATDVVGADDDAASTLENLIDFHLDFALDESDLIRIQDRDLGNLPPAAKRQVRRKQRQYVEIWVDVLRRCTPGLSEADARLMAHGTFGLLNSTAHSMKPGTTKTAEAGSRTVLREMTVAALTSAERRRG